One part of the Malus sylvestris chromosome 2, drMalSylv7.2, whole genome shotgun sequence genome encodes these proteins:
- the LOC126614098 gene encoding uncharacterized protein LOC126614098: MAEDICFLTKESLIIKPPKKSPLLWRMTVLVFATVFGVYICSICLKQISIQTMIRLQSIKIIEGPLHNIKLIENSYKHYPMPKTFSRAECARNPVRFFAILSMQRSGSGWFESLLNSHKNVSSNGEIFSVRNRRESISSIVQTLDKVYSLDWYSSASKNECSAATGFKWMLNQGLMEHHSEIVQYFNRRGVSAIFLFRRNLLRRLVSVLANSYDRYAKLLNGTHKSHVHSEQEADTLAKYKPTINCTNLITDLKEMEMATAKALEYFNSTRHMIVYYEDINRSKLKVVQEFLGLPRMKLTSRQVKIHNGSLSDHIKNWEDVQKTLMGTPYEEFLRSDY; encoded by the exons ATGGCTGAAGACATCTGCTTCCTCACCAAG GAAAGTTTGATCATAAAGCCTCCCAAGAAATCTCCTTTGTTATGGAGGATGACAGTCCTAGTGTTTGCGACTGTCTTCGGCGTTTATATCTGCTCAATATGTCTAAAGCAGATAAGCATCCAAACCATGATTAGACTTCAAAGCATCAAAATCATCGAAGGGCCTTTGCACAATATCAAACTAATAGAAAATTCTTATAAGCATTACCCGATGCCCAAAACTTTTAGCAG GGCCGAATGTGCACGCAATCCTGTAAGGTTCTTTGCAATCTTGTCGATGCAGAGATCGGGGAGTGGATGGTTTGAGAGCTTGTTAAATAGTCataaaaatgttagttctaatggGGAGATATTCTCGGTTAGGAATAGGAGGGAAAGTATATCTTCAATTGTACAGACTCTGGATAAAGTTTACAGTTTGGACTGGTACAGTAGTGCTTCGAAGAATGAGTGCTCTGCTGCAACTGGCTTCAAGTGGATGCTTAATCAG GGTTTAATGGAGCACCACAGTGAAATTGTACAATACTTCAATCGTAGGGGGGTCTCTGCAATATTTCTCTTTCGAAGAAATTTGTTGCGCAGATTGGTTTCAGTTCTTGCTAATTCCTATGATCGATATGCTAAGCTATTGAATGGAACCCACAAGTCACATGTACATTCAGAACAagag GCTGATACACTAGCAAAGTACAAGCCTACTATCAATTGTACAAACTTGATTACTGATCTTAAGGAAATGGAGATGGCAACTGCAAAAGCTTTGGAGTACTTTAATAGCACCAGGCACATGATTGTGTACTACGAAGATATTAATCGCAGT AAACTTAAAGTTGTTCAAGAGTTTCTCGGCCTGCCACGAATGAAATTGACCAGCCGTCAGGTAAAGATACATAACGGATCATTGTCTGACCATATCAAGAACTGGGAGGATGTGCAGAAGACGCTTATGGGAACACCTTATGAAGAATTTCTCCGTTCGGACTATTAA